In Phalacrocorax carbo chromosome 1, bPhaCar2.1, whole genome shotgun sequence, the genomic stretch AAGATAATCTCATAAACCTCATCGTCCTCTAGAAAGGCAACATCGTCCACCAGTGCTACTTAGCACCCAGAGTGCTCTTCGACCGCAGCAGATACCGATCGACTCTGACTTTCCGCCTATCCACTGTCCTGTTCTCGCTGTCGAAAATCCGCTGCAGATGCAGGGCCAACCTcctgtcctcctcctcttgctggAGCTTCTGCTCCATCTCCCGTACCAAGCGATCCTCCGGAGGCAAGCCCACCTCCCCTGCCGCGTGCCTCAGTCTTTTGACGGAGCCGTTGTGCTCCAAGTGCTTCGTTTTGCAGCGTCTCTTCCGACCCCGTCTCAGCGACGGGGGTTGTTCCCCGATGATGTTCTCAACAGAATTGCAGGTGCTGTTCTGCACGTTGATCAATTCGCTGTTATTCAGgtatttcagctgcttttttcccGGTGTCTTGACGGGGACTCCGAGCGTGCTGTTGTCAGGCAGCGATGCGCTGACGCCCATGAGTCTTCTGCTCAGCATTTTCGGGCCAAGACTAAGACAGGATTTGTCCATGAACGCCGTCACTTTGAGGTCAGGGACTTCGGACACTCGTGTGTTTAGGGAGGTTACGTTTGATCTCGCATCTGGTTCGGCAGCGCTGTCGTCCGTTGTTAAGGCCTGTGAATCTCTGTTCTTCTCGCTCCCTCTTCCCAGCTTCGTTTCACTgatagaaggaaagaaatccagCTCGGGGCGAGGATCTCCTGTTGTGTCAGGTGGAAGGTGATCTTCCTGCACTTGTGGCTGCTCTTTAGTGCAACTGCTGGAGTTGGTGATATCAGGAACTACAATGTCTTCCCCGGGCTCGGAAGCCAAGGACGTAAGGGTCGCTTTAGAGAGAGTCTTTTTGATCTGGCGCTCCTGAAATATCTGCTCCCATTTTTTCAGTATTCTAGGACTGGCCTCGTAGGTGGTCGGCTTCTGCAGGCTCCGGTTCAGGTTTCTTGGGGTGGACTTGATAATGAGAGGGCTCAGGACTCTGCCATCAGGTAGCCTCTTCGGAGGAGTACACGGGGAGCAGACGATAGGCTTGAAGTGGTTGAGCTCTTCTGAGATGCTGTCATTGCTCTCGGGGCTGATGGACCGCTCCGGCTTGTGCAGGGCTGAGAGGGACGAAACAGGGTTGAGAACCAGGCGTTTCTCTGCTGTCAGGTCCGGGGCGGAGAGGCAGCGGTTGTTTTGGGTGGACGACAAAACTCCAACCAGCGGCGTCGACGTGCTGGTGacgggcggcacctgcaaggCAAGGCACCACAGCTCAAAAAGTTTGTCATTGAGATAAATACGGGCAAGCATGTgagaggagaagagggaaaCAGGAGAACGTGAGGCTACCATGCTCAGCTTCTGCAGCCGACCAGCTGCAGAACTCTCTGGAACAGCCGTGGCAGCCTCTGCTGGTGGTGACACCTTTCATGGCTGATATATCACATAAGCAGGGGACACTGGAGTCCAGCATGATCTGGGTCTCAGACTTATTTCGGTGTAAGAGCTGTTCTGGATGCTGGGGTAGGGCAAGTGGCAACCACTCTGGCAGCAAAAAGCTTGAAGCAAGGCAAGACAAGGAGAAAGCGAGAAGCACCGCACCGCCCTGGCTGAAGGAAGCCATGCTCTTCAAGGGGAATCATCTCCAAAGGGTTTTGTGTTCCCTACCAAGCCGTGggagagaaagaataaatagTTGGCCCAGGTTTAACGCACTGCGCTGCAAAACGTCACGAGAAAAGGTGTGTATGCGCCTGAGGCAGACTGGTGGAACAACCTCGATGAGCACACCGAGGCCCCCGCGCTGGAGACAGCCTCTAGCAGAGCTTAAGAGCAGCATTTCTTGTCATCTCCAAGGCCACCCCCTAATGCAGTCACGTTTGGAACGCGACAGAATCCAGCTTCAAATAATCAGAAATCAAAGCTGCACATTCACAATTGCCAATGGTATTATTCTTCTCTAAGATGAAGTTATTTTATCCAGCAGCTAGTCTGAGACAATGCTAGCCTTTCCTTGCTTAACCCAAGAGAGAGTTGTTTCTACTAGCTTACTCTGGGGTCAAAAGAGATTTGTGGAACACACTGGTGATACAAGCCTTAATGGGCCAGGTCCATAAACCATCTGCCTCAAAAAAAAGTCCAGCTCCTATCAGCTTAGATGGGAACTGGACCAGGCTTTTAAATCTGGCCATGGTCCATGTCCATAACCTCAGAGATGTCAAGCTGGGTGATCACTGGGGTCAACTTAATGTGCCCAAAGGGGATTTTAACATCTTCTAAGCCAAGTGCACCAACCATACTAACCTCCCAAAGGATTGCAGAGGCTGTTGTTTGTTACGGGGCCTCCGGAACTGAAccctccccttctccatctGGGAGAAAACTGAGCCCAAGAAGGAGGGGTGTCAGCACAAGAAGGTGGAACATCCTAGTGAGCATCCCCGGCAGAGCAGCGCTGGAGCTGTTCCAGGCTGAGAACTCACAACTCTCATGACTTAAGCTGCTGCTACCAGCCACCAGGATCCCACGGGCCCGAGAGGCACATCGGGAAGGAGGCAGAGCACGGCCCCAGAGACAGAGATCAGTACGAGAGCGAGCGTGCAAAATCTGCATCTGCTGGCAGGGCCAAAAGAGGTCAGCGGTGCTGCCGGGCACGGAGCGAGGAACGGCGTCGGCAAAGGTCATCTCCAGTGAGTGGGAGGTGCTCAGCAGTTACTGCTGGAAGAGCCTGATAAACCTCTGGCTCGCGTTTTCAGCGGTGCTTCGCGGTCACCGCTCATTTTGGAGCACTGCGGTGCACTGAAGAGCCAGGCCTGTTGCACAGGGCAACAGAGACAGTTAATTCACTTGGTCTGCTGGATGCGAGGGGACGCAAGACCAGGCCAGCTCTTCCCATAGCGTGgaagtggaaaagaaagtatCCTAACATCAGGAGAGCGATGAGTTTTGCTCTGTTTAAACTGCTTTGGAAAGaacaggagagaaagggagaagagaggatttttttctgaacttctAGAAGAGTTTTCTTCAATTGGCTGGGGATTCagccttgaaaagaaaattaattacaaaacaaaagcacGATGAGTACCCTCCAACGTCCAATTACCGTCCAATAACCAACAACACTGTAAGCCGTCTGCTTTTCTGCTTAGTAATTTCTAACCTAGCAGGTTTTTATTGTGAGCTACAAGGAAGCGATTGGCCCCATGGCGATATCGCAGCACTGACAGCGCCGCAAACACAGTGTTTTATAGCTCCAGATTGCCGGCGCTGTGTAACCTCAGATAAGAACATTTACACATGGAAACTCTCTGTTTCCAGACGCAAGCCGGTACCTTTGTTTTGTTGGCTGGGGCTGATCTCTGCCTGCTCTTTGATCTCTCCTGAATGGTATCGTTGCAGCTCCGGCTCCTTTCCACCTTGGCGGTTAGGTTCCTGAAAAGCAGATGTGTGAGAGACTGTGACCTCAGGAACAGGCAGCCCaacagccctggcagcagctacCTGTGGGGGAGGCATCAGCCCGGCAGCGCCCAGCTCTAGGAGACAAAGGGATCCCGGAATCTTGGATCTGCCACAGAGCCCTGGTCTGTGTTCAAGGGCTTCGCGCTAAACACGCCGACACCTCCGCCTATGGCTTGTAACTAATTGAGGTCAGAGCTAATGACGATGCTATGGAAACCTCTGTGCTTCTCATGTGAACAAACACTTAGTTACTCAGCAACTTCCACCGCGTCGTGCAACTGCTTTCACCGAGAAGCTGTTTGGGGCTGACGCTCTCTCTTAATATCTGCGCTGAAGAAGGATCCAGCGCTCGAGTCCATCGCGCAGGATTCTGTACcttatttctgtcatttaaatCTACAGGCAATGATTCTTCTGCTTTGTGGGATCAACATTGACTTCGTTAACCCCCAGGATCTTATAAAAGGTAGGACGTCATCAGACAGAGATACTCTACCAATCAGTCTGTTCTAAAATT encodes the following:
- the RNF169 gene encoding E3 ubiquitin-protein ligase RNF169 isoform X1 is translated as MAAAAAAAAAGGGGRAAVAARRGGRRRRGRAGAAAAEEEEEEEEEEEEEEVLAVAECPVCRQALVEAVTPPCRHSFCLACFQRCLQGPGLCCPLCRSRLSTWARRQHQARVEPAATTVTGGGGEQRPPDQDFIFRAPIKLSKPGELREEYESQLRKLREEKLQEDKASEDLIHKFILDDMDVAKRKMEEQQKKDEPLVLKVNQECFPERLSDSENEEPFQGKQTHRSAFVSKSSAYSFAFLSGNLTAKVERSRSCNDTIQERSKSRQRSAPANKTKVPPVTSTSTPLVGVLSSTQNNRCLSAPDLTAEKRLVLNPVSSLSALHKPERSISPESNDSISEELNHFKPIVCSPCTPPKRLPDGRVLSPLIIKSTPRNLNRSLQKPTTYEASPRILKKWEQIFQERQIKKTLSKATLTSLASEPGEDIVVPDITNSSSCTKEQPQVQEDHLPPDTTGDPRPELDFFPSISETKLGRGSEKNRDSQALTTDDSAAEPDARSNVTSLNTRVSEVPDLKVTAFMDKSCLSLGPKMLSRRLMGVSASLPDNSTLGVPVKTPGKKQLKYLNNSELINVQNSTCNSVENIIGEQPPSLRRGRKRRCKTKHLEHNGSVKRLRHAAGEVGLPPEDRLVREMEQKLQQEEEDRRLALHLQRIFDSENRTVDRRKVRVDRYLLRSKSTLGAK
- the RNF169 gene encoding E3 ubiquitin-protein ligase RNF169 isoform X2, whose product is MDVAKRKMEEQQKKDEPLVLKVNQECFPERLSDSENEEPFQGKQTHRSAFVSKSSAYSFAFLSGNLTAKVERSRSCNDTIQERSKSRQRSAPANKTKVPPVTSTSTPLVGVLSSTQNNRCLSAPDLTAEKRLVLNPVSSLSALHKPERSISPESNDSISEELNHFKPIVCSPCTPPKRLPDGRVLSPLIIKSTPRNLNRSLQKPTTYEASPRILKKWEQIFQERQIKKTLSKATLTSLASEPGEDIVVPDITNSSSCTKEQPQVQEDHLPPDTTGDPRPELDFFPSISETKLGRGSEKNRDSQALTTDDSAAEPDARSNVTSLNTRVSEVPDLKVTAFMDKSCLSLGPKMLSRRLMGVSASLPDNSTLGVPVKTPGKKQLKYLNNSELINVQNSTCNSVENIIGEQPPSLRRGRKRRCKTKHLEHNGSVKRLRHAAGEVGLPPEDRLVREMEQKLQQEEEDRRLALHLQRIFDSENRTVDRRKVRVDRYLLRSKSTLGAK